The Blastococcus sp. HT6-4 genome window below encodes:
- a CDS encoding FAD/NAD(P)-binding protein, translating into MAPDSAPVTVIGAGIAGLACARALRDAGREVQVLDRGRAPGGRLSSRTVHGRPVDLGAS; encoded by the coding sequence GTGGCTCCCGACAGCGCTCCCGTGACCGTCATCGGCGCCGGCATCGCCGGCCTCGCCTGCGCCCGCGCGCTGCGAGACGCCGGTCGCGAGGTGCAGGTGCTGGACCGGGGGCGGGCCCCGGGAGGTCGGCTCTCCTCCCGGACCGTGCACGGCCGGCCGGTGGACCTCGGCGCCTCGTAG
- a CDS encoding ABC transporter ATP-binding protein yields MDAVVVTDLTVDRGRRRVLPGLSFTVPRGQVTGLLGPSGSGKTTLLRALVGVQQIRSGTVTVLGEPAGSPGLRSRVGYVTQSPSIYADLTVRENARHFAALYGRGAREADAALTDVGLTGAAGQLVGDLSGGQRGRVSLACALVGTPEVLVLDEPTVGLDPVLRAELWARFHSLAAAGTTLIVSSHVMDEAGRCDRLLLLREGRLLADSTPAQLRADGRSDDLEQAFLTLVRAQSEVAA; encoded by the coding sequence ATGGACGCCGTCGTCGTCACCGATCTCACCGTCGACCGGGGGCGCCGCCGCGTCCTCCCCGGCCTCTCGTTCACCGTCCCGCGCGGGCAGGTCACCGGCCTGCTCGGCCCCAGCGGCAGCGGGAAGACCACCCTGCTGCGCGCTCTCGTCGGCGTGCAGCAGATCCGCTCGGGCACCGTCACGGTCCTCGGCGAGCCGGCCGGCTCCCCCGGGCTGCGCTCCCGGGTCGGCTACGTCACCCAATCGCCGAGCATCTACGCCGACCTCACCGTCCGGGAGAACGCCCGGCACTTCGCCGCGCTGTACGGCCGGGGTGCGCGCGAGGCCGACGCCGCGCTCACGGACGTCGGCCTCACCGGCGCGGCCGGCCAGCTGGTGGGCGACCTGTCGGGCGGTCAGCGCGGCCGCGTCTCGCTGGCCTGCGCCCTGGTCGGCACGCCGGAGGTGCTGGTCCTCGACGAGCCGACCGTCGGGCTGGACCCGGTGCTGCGCGCCGAGCTCTGGGCGAGGTTCCACTCCCTCGCTGCCGCGGGGACCACGTTGATCGTCTCCAGCCACGTCATGGACGAGGCGGGCCGCTGCGACCGGCTGCTCCTGCTCCGGGAGGGCAGGCTGCTGGCCGACTCCACCCCGGCCCAGCTGCGCGCCGACGGCCGGTCCGACGACCTCGAGCAGGCCTTCCTCACCCTGGTGCGGGCGCAGTCGGAGGTGGCGGCATGA
- a CDS encoding ABC transporter permease: protein MTPRLTAATAGRVLRQLRHDHRTVAMLLVLPSLLLGLLHLLWKDVPTLPGQPGTFDRVGLPMLGIFPFVVMFLVTSIAMLRERTSGTLERLLTTPLRRLDLLLGYGLAFGLAAAAQAVVTVTVATTLYDLDVSGSVGLVVLIAVVDAVLGVALGLLASAFARSEFQAVQFMPVVVLPQFFLCGLLVPREQMAGWLQAISDALPLTYAVEALQEVGRSSGATGTMGADVGVVAAVALLALALAAATLRRRTA, encoded by the coding sequence ATGACCCCGCGCCTGACCGCGGCGACCGCCGGCCGGGTGCTGCGCCAGCTGCGGCACGACCATCGGACCGTCGCCATGCTCCTGGTGCTGCCGAGCCTGCTGCTGGGGCTGCTGCACCTGCTGTGGAAGGACGTCCCCACCCTCCCCGGCCAGCCCGGCACCTTCGACCGGGTGGGCCTCCCGATGCTCGGGATCTTCCCGTTCGTCGTGATGTTCCTGGTCACCAGCATCGCCATGCTCCGCGAGCGCACCTCCGGCACGCTCGAGCGGCTGCTCACCACACCGCTGCGCCGGCTGGACCTGCTCCTCGGCTACGGGCTGGCCTTCGGTCTCGCCGCTGCCGCGCAGGCCGTGGTCACCGTGACGGTCGCGACGACGCTCTACGACCTCGACGTGTCCGGCTCGGTCGGCCTCGTCGTGCTGATCGCCGTCGTCGACGCGGTGCTCGGTGTCGCCCTCGGCCTGCTGGCCAGCGCCTTCGCGCGCAGCGAGTTCCAGGCGGTGCAGTTCATGCCGGTGGTCGTGCTGCCGCAGTTCTTCCTCTGCGGCCTGCTGGTACCCCGCGAGCAGATGGCCGGCTGGCTGCAGGCGATCAGCGACGCGCTGCCGCTCACCTACGCGGTCGAGGCCCTGCAGGAGGTCGGGCGGTCGTCCGGGGCGACCGGCACCATGGGGGCCGACGTCGGTGTCGTGGCCGCCGTCGCGCTGCTCGCCCTCGCCCTGGCGGCGGCGACCCTGCGGAGGAGGACAGCCTGA
- a CDS encoding general stress protein codes for MSASVSMPLGGVQVGSYDSYEKAQAAVDYLSDEKFAVENVTIIGTDLRMVETVTGRMTTGRAIAAGAAAGAWWGLFVGLLLGIFAPDGGDWISSVLLGLLIGVAFGAAFGGMGYAATRGKRDFTSTSKIVASRYDVMCHPAHAEEARAMLARFSLRG; via the coding sequence ATGTCAGCGTCGGTATCCATGCCGCTCGGCGGCGTGCAGGTCGGGTCCTACGACAGCTACGAGAAGGCCCAGGCGGCCGTCGACTATCTCTCCGACGAGAAGTTCGCCGTCGAGAACGTGACCATCATCGGCACCGACCTGCGGATGGTCGAGACGGTCACCGGCCGCATGACCACGGGGCGGGCGATCGCCGCCGGAGCCGCGGCCGGCGCCTGGTGGGGTCTGTTCGTCGGCCTGCTGCTGGGCATCTTCGCCCCGGACGGCGGCGACTGGATCAGCTCGGTGCTCCTCGGGCTGCTGATCGGTGTCGCGTTCGGCGCGGCCTTCGGCGGGATGGGGTACGCCGCCACCCGCGGCAAACGGGATTTCACCAGCACCAGCAAGATCGTCGCCAGCCGGTACGACGTGATGTGCCACCCGGCGCACGCCGAGGAGGCCCGCGCGATGCTGGCCCGCTTCTCCCTGCGCGGCTGA
- the thpR gene encoding RNA 2',3'-cyclic phosphodiesterase, translating to MFFAVDPPAPARRDLEAALAPLRDAPGAPRWSRPERWHLTLLFLGAVPDALVPGLVTAAAPAVAPTPPMTLRLAGGGRFGSLRRPQVAWAGLEGDVAELTDLAGRLAAVARTLGLPVEERPFRPHLTLGRWRPGRPADGTLTDRLADHRGPEWTVREVRLWESRLGPTPQYTTVATWPVG from the coding sequence CTGTTCTTCGCCGTCGACCCGCCCGCACCCGCCCGGCGCGACCTGGAGGCGGCGCTGGCCCCGCTGCGCGACGCCCCCGGCGCCCCGCGCTGGAGCCGGCCGGAGCGGTGGCACCTGACGCTGCTCTTCCTCGGCGCGGTGCCGGACGCCCTCGTGCCGGGGCTCGTGACGGCGGCCGCGCCCGCCGTCGCCCCGACGCCGCCGATGACGCTGCGCCTGGCCGGAGGGGGCCGGTTCGGCTCGCTGCGTCGTCCGCAGGTGGCCTGGGCCGGCCTGGAGGGCGACGTCGCCGAGCTGACCGACCTCGCCGGGCGGCTGGCCGCGGTGGCGCGGACCCTGGGGCTCCCGGTGGAGGAGCGGCCGTTCCGGCCGCACCTGACGCTCGGCCGGTGGCGGCCGGGCCGGCCGGCCGACGGCACGCTGACCGACCGCCTCGCCGACCACCGCGGACCCGAGTGGACGGTGCGCGAGGTGCGGCTGTGGGAGAGCCGGCTCGGCCCCACGCCGCAGTACACGACCGTGGCGACCTGGCCGGTCGGCTGA
- a CDS encoding RNA methyltransferase has product MITDPTDPRVADFRDLKAGDRPAGRERGTGPVIVEGVPAVQRLLASPYRVRAVLGVPGRVSALGLPDDVPAYEADKWVLSEVIGFRLTRGVVASADRRPPADLDDLLTGPDPSAPRRLAVLEALNDAENLGSIARSAVALGVDGLLLDPRCADPLYRRSVRVSMGHVLSLPFAVLPDWPDGLRRLHESGYLTVALTPAADAVDLGDVDPRAHPRTAVLLGAEGPGLTPEAQQAARVRARIPMRTGVDSLGVAAAAAVAFATLR; this is encoded by the coding sequence ATGATCACCGATCCCACCGATCCACGCGTGGCCGACTTCCGCGACCTCAAGGCGGGCGACCGCCCCGCCGGGCGCGAGCGCGGCACCGGGCCGGTGATCGTAGAGGGCGTTCCGGCGGTGCAGCGCCTGCTGGCCTCCCCGTACCGGGTGCGGGCGGTCCTCGGTGTGCCCGGACGTGTCTCGGCGCTCGGCCTGCCCGACGACGTGCCCGCCTACGAGGCCGACAAGTGGGTGCTCTCGGAGGTCATCGGGTTCCGGCTGACCCGTGGCGTCGTCGCCTCCGCCGATCGCCGTCCGCCGGCCGACCTGGACGACCTGCTGACGGGCCCCGATCCCTCGGCACCCCGCCGGCTGGCCGTCCTGGAGGCGCTCAACGACGCCGAGAACCTGGGCTCGATCGCGCGGTCGGCGGTCGCGCTCGGCGTGGACGGGCTGCTGCTGGACCCGCGCTGCGCCGACCCGCTGTACCGCCGCTCGGTGCGCGTCTCCATGGGCCACGTGCTCTCGCTGCCGTTCGCCGTGCTGCCCGACTGGCCGGACGGCCTGCGGCGACTCCACGAGTCGGGCTATCTCACGGTGGCCCTGACCCCGGCCGCCGATGCGGTCGACCTGGGTGACGTCGATCCGCGCGCCCACCCGCGCACCGCGGTGCTGCTCGGCGCCGAGGGGCCGGGGCTCACGCCGGAGGCGCAGCAGGCCGCGCGGGTGCGCGCCCGCATCCCCATGCGGACGGGCGTGGACTCCCTGGGCGTCGCCGCCGCCGCGGCGGTCGCCTTCGCCACCCTCCGCTGA
- a CDS encoding TetR family transcriptional regulator: MSARPDSSEPARARRSGRRPGNPGTRDAVLSAARDAFAERGFDGATIRQIATAAEVDPALVHHYFGSKDKLFLAAIEAPANPADLLPEVLAGGREDLGGNVVRMLLTVWDGPMQPAALALVRSAVTNDWSAGLLREFLVTQVLRRVVGSLDMPAEQREVRGALAASQLAGLVITRYVVRIEPLASASSEWLVATVGPTIQHYLTGKVELPG; this comes from the coding sequence CTGAGCGCCCGGCCCGACAGCAGCGAACCCGCACGCGCACGCCGGTCGGGACGGCGCCCCGGGAACCCCGGCACCCGGGACGCCGTCCTCTCCGCCGCCCGCGACGCGTTCGCCGAACGCGGCTTCGACGGCGCGACGATCCGGCAGATCGCCACCGCCGCCGAGGTCGACCCGGCGCTGGTGCACCACTACTTCGGCAGCAAGGACAAGCTCTTCCTCGCTGCGATCGAGGCCCCCGCCAACCCGGCCGACCTGCTGCCCGAGGTGCTCGCCGGCGGACGGGAGGACCTCGGGGGCAACGTCGTCCGGATGCTGCTGACGGTCTGGGACGGGCCCATGCAGCCGGCGGCGCTGGCGCTGGTGCGGTCGGCCGTCACCAACGACTGGTCGGCGGGTCTGCTGCGCGAGTTCCTGGTCACCCAGGTGCTCCGCCGCGTCGTCGGCAGCCTGGACATGCCGGCCGAGCAGCGTGAGGTCCGGGGGGCACTGGCCGCCTCCCAGCTCGCCGGGCTGGTGATCACCCGGTACGTGGTGAGGATCGAGCCGCTGGCGTCTGCGTCATCGGAGTGGCTGGTCGCGACCGTCGGCCCGACGATCCAGCACTACCTCACCGGGAAGGTCGAACTCCCCGGCTGA
- a CDS encoding thioesterase family protein: MPQNDDRALSDFDAATAVRRAEGGALLADLHPEWEVGGGILNGGYLLSVAGRAAVLESPHEHPVAMSASYLRAAAAGPATLTVTPGPAGRTLAHSLVVLSDAAGPVITVQATTATLGDGDVEYSVPMPEVPSPDECLDFAANPDLATVPMHRPGLTCHIQSRLDPATATWTRGRPSDEPVLRSWVRLADGRPADPLALLTFADVLPPTSFATGRMGWAPTVQLQVLVRALPAPGWCLVEARATEIADGWSDEDYRVWDSTGRLVAQSRQLARTARR, translated from the coding sequence GTGCCGCAGAACGATGACCGGGCCCTCTCCGACTTCGACGCCGCCACCGCCGTGCGGCGGGCCGAGGGGGGTGCGCTGCTCGCCGACCTGCATCCCGAGTGGGAGGTCGGCGGCGGGATCCTCAACGGCGGCTACCTGCTGTCGGTGGCCGGCCGGGCGGCGGTGCTGGAGAGCCCGCACGAGCACCCGGTCGCGATGTCGGCCAGCTACCTGCGCGCCGCCGCGGCGGGCCCGGCGACCCTCACCGTGACCCCCGGTCCGGCCGGTCGCACACTGGCGCACTCGCTGGTCGTGCTGTCCGACGCGGCCGGTCCGGTCATCACGGTGCAGGCCACCACGGCGACCCTGGGCGACGGCGACGTCGAGTACTCCGTGCCCATGCCGGAGGTGCCCTCGCCCGACGAGTGCCTCGACTTCGCCGCGAACCCGGACCTGGCCACGGTGCCCATGCACCGCCCCGGGCTCACCTGCCACATCCAGAGCCGGCTCGACCCGGCCACCGCCACGTGGACGAGGGGCCGGCCCTCCGACGAGCCGGTGCTGCGGTCGTGGGTGCGGCTGGCCGACGGCCGCCCCGCCGATCCGCTGGCGCTGCTCACCTTCGCCGACGTGCTGCCGCCCACGAGCTTCGCGACCGGCCGGATGGGCTGGGCGCCGACGGTGCAGCTCCAGGTGCTCGTGCGGGCGCTGCCGGCGCCGGGCTGGTGCCTCGTGGAGGCGCGGGCCACGGAGATCGCCGACGGCTGGTCCGACGAGGACTACCGGGTCTGGGACTCCACCGGCCGGCTGGTCGCGCAGAGCCGTCAGCTGGCGCGCACGGCCCGTCGCTGA
- a CDS encoding aldo/keto reductase — MDYTHLGRSGLSVSRLCLGTMNFGWKTEEGDSHAVMDRALAEGVNFFDTANVYGFDAGKGRTEEVLGSWFARGEGRREKTVLATKVYGGMSDWPNDTFLSARNIVRACEGSLRRMGTDWIDLYQFHHVDLRTPWEEIWQACDTLVAQGKVLYVGSSNHAAWQITRANAVAERRHSTGLVSEQSHYNLLTRHVELEVLPAAEHLGVGILPWSPLAGGLLAGVLEKTEGGRRNEERQQKRIEAHRPALEQYESLCRDLGHSPADVGLAWLLHQPAVTAPIVGPRTMDQFEGALRALEVRLDDAALTRLDEIFPGYRPAPVEYAW, encoded by the coding sequence ATGGACTACACCCACCTCGGCCGCAGCGGTCTCTCGGTGTCCCGGCTGTGCCTCGGCACCATGAACTTCGGCTGGAAGACCGAGGAGGGCGACTCGCACGCGGTCATGGACCGGGCGCTGGCCGAGGGCGTGAACTTCTTCGACACCGCGAACGTCTACGGCTTCGACGCCGGCAAGGGCCGGACGGAGGAGGTGCTCGGCAGCTGGTTCGCCCGGGGCGAGGGCCGCCGGGAGAAGACGGTGCTGGCCACCAAGGTCTACGGCGGGATGTCCGACTGGCCCAACGACACGTTCCTCTCCGCCCGCAACATCGTCCGCGCCTGCGAGGGCTCGCTGCGCCGGATGGGCACCGACTGGATCGACCTCTACCAGTTCCACCACGTCGACCTGCGCACCCCGTGGGAGGAGATCTGGCAGGCCTGCGACACGCTCGTCGCCCAGGGCAAGGTGCTCTACGTCGGCTCCTCCAACCACGCCGCCTGGCAGATCACCCGGGCCAACGCGGTGGCGGAGCGCCGGCACTCCACCGGCCTGGTCAGCGAGCAGTCGCACTACAACCTGCTCACCCGGCACGTGGAGCTGGAGGTGCTGCCGGCCGCGGAGCACCTCGGCGTCGGCATCCTGCCGTGGAGCCCGCTGGCCGGCGGGCTGCTCGCCGGCGTCCTGGAGAAGACCGAGGGCGGACGGCGGAACGAGGAGCGGCAGCAGAAGCGGATCGAGGCGCACCGGCCGGCGCTCGAACAGTACGAGTCCCTCTGCCGCGACCTCGGCCACTCCCCCGCCGACGTCGGCCTGGCCTGGCTGCTGCACCAGCCGGCGGTGACCGCGCCGATCGTCGGCCCGCGCACCATGGACCAGTTCGAGGGTGCGCTGCGGGCGCTGGAGGTGCGGCTGGACGACGCCGCGCTGACCCGGCTCGACGAGATCTTCCCCGGGTACCGGCCCGCTCCGGTGGAGTACGCCTGGTGA